The following coding sequences are from one Candidatus Nitrohelix vancouverensis window:
- a CDS encoding glycosyltransferase family 2 protein — protein sequence MKASVIVPNWNGMKFVGMCLDSLTQTTLDDYEVIVVDNGSIDGSREWIEENHPWVRLVKLPENMGFAIACNEGIKVSKGRYIILLNNDIEVEPDWLEELYLGMERRPDCGMGTSKMMFLHDRESFYNTGDLFHAWSAGGGRGQGEKDQGQYEEEEMVFGACAGAGIYRRELFEDVGLFDEDFFIFAEDVDINMRSQLKRMPCVYLPKAKVYHIGTATVGLYSDRYVYLCKRNDVLVLIKNYSLNLYWKYFASILRHQFRDIGYFTQRGQGLVLLKSKFDALRMLPRMLVRRWRIQSGRQASDEELKKFIITD from the coding sequence GTGAAAGCCAGCGTCATTGTTCCCAACTGGAACGGCATGAAATTTGTCGGCATGTGTCTCGACTCCCTGACCCAAACCACGCTCGACGATTACGAAGTCATCGTCGTCGACAATGGATCGATAGACGGTTCGCGCGAATGGATTGAAGAGAATCACCCCTGGGTTCGACTCGTCAAATTGCCCGAGAACATGGGCTTCGCCATCGCCTGCAACGAAGGCATCAAAGTTTCAAAGGGCCGCTACATCATCCTGCTCAACAACGATATCGAAGTGGAACCCGACTGGCTGGAAGAACTGTATCTGGGCATGGAGCGCAGGCCCGATTGCGGAATGGGCACCAGCAAGATGATGTTTCTGCACGACCGCGAATCCTTCTACAACACCGGCGATCTGTTCCACGCATGGTCCGCTGGCGGCGGACGCGGACAGGGGGAAAAAGACCAGGGGCAATACGAAGAAGAGGAAATGGTCTTCGGAGCCTGCGCCGGAGCGGGCATTTACCGTCGCGAATTGTTCGAGGACGTCGGCCTCTTCGACGAGGACTTTTTCATTTTTGCGGAAGACGTCGACATCAATATGCGAAGCCAGCTCAAGCGCATGCCCTGCGTGTACCTGCCCAAAGCCAAGGTCTACCATATCGGCACCGCCACCGTCGGCTTGTACAGCGACCGCTACGTTTACCTGTGCAAACGCAACGACGTGCTGGTGCTGATTAAAAATTACTCGCTGAATTTATACTGGAAATATTTCGCTTCGATCCTGCGTCATCAGTTTCGCGACATTGGTTACTTCACGCAACGCGGGCAGGGTCTCGTTTTACTAAAAAGCAAGTTCGACGCCCTGCGCATGCTTCCCAGGATGCTGGTTCGGCGCTGGCGCATTCAGTCCGGTCGACAAGCCTCGGATGAAGAATTGAAAAAATTTATCATCACCGATTGA